The region CAAAAGACCAGGAACAGAAGCAAAAGGGGCCTTCAGGAGGcaatacacaggcacacactaggATACAAAGCTAGGACAGAATTAGACTGAAATATAAAAAGGGATGTGTGGCTGAACATGAAATGGTTGAcagacgacaaaaaaaaaaaaaaaaaaaaaaaaaaaaaaaaccacacttcACAAAAATGGGCATGCCATAAGAGTCTACGAAAATACTGACTACAGATGGCATTTTGGGCGTTATGAGGAGGCGCAAAAAATAGGGGCAGCAGAGTTTCAACAcagtggcttcaattcactaagacacgATCTGTAAAAATTCCCCTTTGGTGATTTACATCATACTGTATTTTAGACAAGTTCAATAAAATGTTTACACATGCAGAAATAGCTtagtaatgtcccctaaaactgcatgacaattcactaagatttttacCTCATCCCACATTAGATTCTGTGtttgagggcccgtttctactgtcgcagaaacggccgcgaatccgcagtttccccgcaggcaaatcgcgcggggaaactctaccATAGGtgataacggcgccgccggccgaatcgcttgcagtagtgattcggccggaaccccctacagaattcgcggcggagaatgcgattcccatagccgtgcatggcagagctcatgggattcgcctgcgatcccacccacccgctcagtgccggcgtgcgtctatgaGACGCAcgctgcactagtggaaacgagctctTAAGGAATCCTGCAGTATTTCATTGGgtatttgatggattattgcCGTGAAGGGAAAATTGATGTAAGATGTCATACAGATAGCTTTTAATTATACCAAGTAGAAAACACGTtacataaaattaacataaaatctCTATCAACTCAAAACCATTAGTATCTTATTAACCATTTTTAATTACTATACTACATAAATTGTGAAATTAGCGAAATAGGTTTTCATTAACTTTATTTTCCTGAATAGTATATCTTTTTCACCTTTTCTCAGCTCATTTTCCTACCATCTATAACCTAACAGGATAGCTGTTTGTCAgtcactgacagctccaggctggagactaaTACCGAAGCACTCACTTTTTTGGAATTGACATTTCGCAAAAAGGTATGATAAAAATCAGCAGCTTTCCCAAAGGCGGTAAAGCTTTGTAAATTGAGCGCAGTGCAGCAGAAGAAACAAAGTGGTGTCAGAGTTCTGATACAGTGTAGCAAAACTCTGCAGGAAATGCGGCAGGCATGCTGGTAACCGTAGTTCAGAGTTCTGCTACACTGTAGTGATGAATGCTGGGTGGTTAGCATTAAGGGCTggatcagacggacgcttgcggagtgtttaccgccagcgttcggggcttggcgttaaacactcccattcaagtgaatgggagcgtttgtaccaagcttttacgcgcgtttgcacgaatgtggcgtttgggtcccgattttccctggcgttcaaggagcccctggaagctacatgtagcttccaggggcagtTAAccacgacgggtaatgtccccctaggggaagaaaaaacgagaCAGCATCagaacgcaacgcgaacgctgctgaaagcccaaaTGCATTGCCACCatgacgccaacgaacgcgacgcctccaaacgtccgtctgaaccagccctaagagtaagtggggggtggttagtgttagacatagataAGAGAgggtctgtgtaagagtagggggtACATAAGGGAATAGTAGACATCAGTAAAAGCAGTGGTATAGTAAGTCAAAATGCACAGTAGCAGACAACAGCCAACGAGAAACGGTAAGGGCAAGCAAGTAACAAAGGCCAGTGATAGATTCCAGGTCAGGGGACAAGTATCAGCAAATGAATGTCTGAGGTTAAAACAGAAGCAGTTAtctaagaaaaaaagtaaaaaaagagaaaaaagtggAACACTTAAGTTACTCAGCTCACAAATCTATCAAAGCTGACTTACTCCTTGCAACCATGGGTGCTGCAGGACCAGACCGGCGCTGAGACGATCTTTGGCATCCCGAACCAGTAGCTTAGAGATTAAATCTTTTGCATGGCTGGAGATGTGGTCCCAGTCTTTCTCTGGAAACTCATATTTGCCTTCTTGAATACTCTCAAACAGCTTGTTCTAATGGCAGGGACACAAGAACAAGGTCattaagaaaaaaagatggagTTCATTCACTTACAAATCATGAACAAGggggaaacaaacaaaaacaaaaaaaacaacaacaacaaacaaacaaaaccaaaccAACCACATTGTTAATTTAACCTCATCCCCCGGTATAATTTTAACTTATCCCATGGCTGTaacagcttcagctagcactaggctagctagtagtggtgACATCACCAGATTACTGATGATCCCCCCCCCGATCGGCCGCTAAAAAACAAttccccccccctggatccagcgatcacgcagcctccctgcacatctctggtcctctctatggggaggatcgggtcatgTGCAAACCTCACCAtggagaagagcggagctgtctggggaggctgcgccgatcgctggatcatgTACTTAGCGGGTGATCCGGTGGGCGTAATGCTCATGAGGTTAAACAAGGTTTCTACTGAAATATCAAACATCTACAGGTGCAGGGTGACAGaccaggtaagaaaaaaaaaaaaattgattgtttACCTAATATCTCACCAATTATACAGGGAGCTATACTTCAGGTTTATAAAATTAACAGGGTTTTCTCCTAGCAAACTCATATGGCATATTATCAATAGGGACATATCGCAGATTACATTAGTAACACTACAAGTGCTCTGTGTACATTACCTGGCAGACTCTGCAGACCTCTCCTCTATCCCAGCCACAGTTTGTTCCGCAGTTCCCCACAAAGGGTGGATAGCCACTCAGCATTATGTACAGAATAACCCCCAGGCTCCACAGGTCACAGCGTTTATCATAGAAGGTGGCTTCTTCTGTGAAGACTTCCACCACTTCTGGTGCCATATACTCTGCCGagccacactgcagagcacaAGAACAAGATAGTGTCAAGAGTTATTGAGCAGTCACCAGCTATATGCACTGAAATATACAGGTCACCAGCAATATACACTGTTCCCCACTCAGGAATGCAAAAGGATCGCAAATTTGCATTGTGGTATTCTGTAGTTTTGTTTTGCGATTCTCATTTCAGTGAATCATGAAAAAGCAGAACGTTTTGCAGAACACCAGCTAAATGCTGAGCAAAAAGCTCCCGAGTGAGAACAaggcctccagaggcttcctgtgtcatcCTCCGGACCACCACTACTGCCCAGGAAGTTCACGGCAGTGCTGCACCCACACAATTATGGCCATGTCTGCACGGCAGCAGAGAGTTGTGCAGGCATGGCAGTACTACTTGCACATGGCCTTGTACACCACCCAGAGAACAGACGAGATATGTTGGGGGGAGGCACCACGCTTGGCAATGCTGGGGAGTGATGAGGACACTGGAAGCCTCCCGAGGATCCAGAGACTGCCCTCTGTGCAGGCAAGTATCTGTTTATGTTACAATTTGTCTAGGGTACACTTTAATGGTGTTCCCCAGCTCACAGCACAAGTATGCAAGAGTAACTAAAACACTCCACATTTATAGTTCTCTTATTGTATTTCCTGGCATCTCCATGGCATACAGCTGGGCAGTTCACCtcacaactgccagataggatGAAATTAGAATAAAAAGAGCTCCAACCAATACGCCTTCCTTTTTTCGCCCTCATCGCCAGATAGTTCTCATTTACCAGAATTTTCCCTTACCTCCATACATTTTTTTGCGGGTCCAGTCAGGTTCTATCcatgcctctgactgaagtcctAGCCCTCAAGTATCTAAATTGATCCAAAGAGGGTATGAGCCTGTAGCAGGTGCGCAGGCATTTATAACTAAAGGATAGATGAATCTGCAGGGACCCAAGTTCTACTATGAATAATGGTACAGTAAAGGTTGAGCTTGGACTTCTGTTCCCCACGAAAAGTAAACCTCTGACTTTCTCAAATATCCTGCAGCAAAACAGACAGTCGGTAGAGGTCTGCCATTGCAGTGGACGCCAGAGAGCCTTCTGCATCTTAACATTAGGTCACACTAGCCTGGTTAGCAGGAGGCTTTACAACGGGCAGGAAGAGTAGCGGCGGCCACCTTGGAGGCGTGATCTGACTTTCCATTGGAAGGTGGTGAACAGCTCAGCTTACATTACATCAGAACGGGACGCACCACTGAGCCAACATGACAACGTGAATGGGTCCATTGCAAGCGTGTAGCTGCTTGGTTATAATGCTTTCCAGGTATCAGTACAGCATAATATTTGGCATAGTGTGCCTTCAACTAAACAGATGTGCTGCACATATATAAATGAGCCCCACAGTAAAAAGTTGAGACCCAGGGACTGCCCAAGCCACTGTTTATTCACATAACCATACTAATATACATGCAGCAGCAAGTGGCAGGAACCAACCCATTCACAATacaaattacctggctgtcctgctgatcctctgcctttagcactttcagccatagaccctgaacaagcatatgcagatcatgtgtttctgattGAAGTCAGAAATGATGGATTAACCATACGCTTGTTTtacatgtgtgattcagacactactacagccaaagcaaCTGGCAGGATTCACGGCAACAGGTAttttaaacatggcagcctccatatccctcagttcAAGGGTcctttaaccttctggggaccgcctaacgccgatgggcatggcaacgtcggcagccccaggaccacctaacgccgattggcatcaagtcctggggctgcagtttcccagggaccgGCTGCGCGCATGCGAGATCGTTCCCTGCCTCCGTTATTAGCCTGCCGACCGCGGCTAGCATGCTGTTTGTAAACgacaggggaaagaaatcccctttgtttacatgcgtacatcgctgcggtccccggcagcgctgtacgagatcgtcaatccccggcctctgattggccagggagtgccgtcctctcataggctgatgcctatgagaagtggaacaggacggatcgccgtcctgttctaaATCAGAtgacggaggggagggaggaaggagagggagggggacggggagagagcctcgctgaggcttcagcaaaaaataaaacaaaacgaaGGCCtttttgcacactgcaagtgattcagattcctctttttaatcagtttttacatccgattcagattctgatttacagtttgctccctgcacactgcaaatcggaatctgaatcggatgtaaaaactgattaaaaatcggaatctgaatcacttgcagtgtgcaagaggccgaagTGCTGCAAGCAAAAAAATTAACGAAGTgctgcagcgatcggacccctccagcGGAATGTCCCCTTAGAGACAGAAAGGAGGTCACAGCTCAGGCCCCGCAGGgctgatttgaataattttttttaaaaaacacgcagcaagcactttgcttgctgcgtgttgtgtccgatcgccgctacccgccgcaaagcagggccgcccccccccccccggcgagacccagtgcgctgcctggccaatcagtgtcaggcagcgctgaggggtggatcgggtctccctgtggagTCACGACgtgcgtcatggcgacgggggaagccctcctggaaatcccgttcagaacaggatttccggacgggtgattgcgccggcggggatcgtAGGGATGCCGTAGGGatgccgcaggggggggggggggggggaatcatgtagctagcgctaggctagctacatgataaattgcaaatttttttttgcaaaaacgttCCCACGGCCGCAGGCCCACAGGAATCAGAACGTCGGGCAGGTTAACTAGAGAAGGTAGGCATGCAGACTCTGTACCAGTTGTTGGAGATCCCATTTACATTGTACTTTGCTACCCCGAAGGATACAGGACCTATCAATAAACAGTTTATTAACTTGAGCAGACTCACTTTCTTTGGCAAGGCATCAGATGAACTGTGTTTTTTTGGCTACCAGTAATAACATAAGACTATGCGATTAGATAACGGCAGTAAAGTGCATGACCTGTACACAAGTCAGCGTAATTGACATAGTAACAGTGCCAACTTCACATAAATTCTAATAAACCTTACAGAGACCGTAACCATGAGAGGCAGCGGGCATGAGGCTTGATCTGGGGAGATGCGAGTCAGACATGTGGAATTCACATTgcagtataatgctgggaatacactattcGTTTTTCCGCTTCATTCTCTTATcttttatcaatttccattcatttatgAGAAATTGAGCGGTAAAAACGATCAAAAGTAAGATCATACATGTTTaaattatcgaaccatctatctgccgaaaaacacatggtgtattcccagcataaaataaCAGCAGATAAATGAGTCACCTGGCTACTTACTGGAGTGGTGAGTTCCGGGGTGGTAATTGGGGTACAAGCACTGCTCATCTTCACTCCACTTCCGAGATCAAAATCACAAATCTTAACTGGTGTCACCTGAAAAAACACACGGGAATGATAGTTCACGTGAATCACATCACAGTTCTATGTTGAGCCGCGGACAATTCCCAGCTCTGCCATCCGACAACAGATAATGatcagtcaatgcataccttgtcCTCACATTCACACAGGATATTTTCTGGCTTTAAATCCCGATGTGCAATTCCTGAGAGATACAAGGAAGATTTACCAGGGATGCTTTGGTctaccatatacacacacagtatatagcaTGCATACTTAGTGATTTGTGTACACTGACTGCACATCCTCTGCACCTGAATATAAGTGGGAATTGTGGGTTTGGGCCAGGATTTGTACTTTATGATCCAAATATAAATAAAGTGTTGCCACTCGTGTAGGgttttttctcctgttggactcaaagcacttgtgagGGATGTTCAACAAGGATGTACACAGTAAACcacctggatagtgtactggttaaaggctctgcttctgacacaggagcccCGAGTTCGAATCTCGGGTCTTCCCGTCATTTGTCTTGCCAAGGACTCCTTATTAAAGAATCCAACCCTTGGTTGTCTATTTTAAAGGTGATGTCTGACTAGTATGCCATCTACTtacagcaggggtgtaactacaggggagcaaccCCTACAACTGTAGGGAGGCCCCAAACtaagtcgcccccccccccccccatcactccAATAAAGAGTTAATTCCTTCAGATCAGGCTGTTTTGAGCCTTTGTTACCCCTGTAAgatgggagagagagggaggagaaaggaggagaaagaaagagagagagagaggccatGATTTGTAGTTTAGTCACTGACTTACAGACATTAACATGGATTTCCACCTTCTGCAGAAAATGGTTTTTCAGACAGTATATAGTTCAATTACATTAGCAGCTACACTGGCCCTTTCCCCTGCCTGGGAGTGAGTGATGAAGTACAGGTTTATGGTTACACGTCATTGCTGAGGTGATAAGAGTTCGGGGATTTCAGCCAACTCTTATCAGTTGTTTTGCTGAAAGTATTGCCGTAAGAGCTGTTATTTCCCGGTTAGAGTCAGGTGGGGATCCTGTGTATGGCCGAGAGTTCAGAGGAACAAGGTCGTCTGTAATGGCCTTCATGTAATAAGCTTGATTTTTGCTTGACTAAGAACAGTAAGTTCTGTGCAATTAATATAGTATTATTGTGTGCAGATGACAGAAGTCTCAGGATACATGCACAGAGCCAGCATGGATATGTACACAGAGCATACACAGAGTGCTGCATTACGTGCACTCGTTTATGCATGGTCACTGCAGTAAGGGGCAAACAAGGTACGCCCTAACAGTATTATaatacacacaatacattgcaggcTATATGAAGACGCACACCCCATTTACCTTTGGTATGAAGGAAGTCCAGTGCAGAGGCTATATCCTGGACCACTCTGCTGGCTTCTCTTTCATTAAAGTACTTCCTCCTCTGGATGTGGGACAAAATGGAGCCTGCAGAGAAGAGCAGAGAGCTGAATGCTGGAAACTAAGCGGCCAGTGAGATTACAGAGAGAACCGGTGAGTGGAAATCCTCACCTCCAACTCACTGTAGATCAGGGTAAATGACTAGTTAAAGCAAGCGGTCCCCTGCCTGTGAATAGAGCACATCCATGGGATGTCAGCAGCTTTCCAGTTAAAGTCTACAAGCGATTTCTGTAtcctgtgtaaaggtggccatacacttagatTTTTgcccaatgtggcaaacagatcaattcctctctgatctaaatCTATTCAGAGGGATAACTTCCCCACCATGCATGGCACACAGCTTTTCAATAAATTTCACCATGAACTCTATCTCACTGCAGCGTGGTATTGTTCAATATACAATGCATTGCTATGAGCCGTCACTCTACCTCCTCTCCAGATCGACTGAAATTTACTGTCCAGTCTTAactgacaattgaagtgagagggatacagaggctgccatatttccttttaagcaataccaggttcctggctatcctgctgatccacagcctctaatacttttaagccatagaccctgaacaagcagcagatcaggagttacaCATTGTCAGATCTaagcagattagctgcatgattgtttctggtgcgattcagacaccactgcagccaaacagatcagcagggctgccaggcaacttgtatggtttaaaaggaaaataaatatggcagccttcatatacttttcacttcagctgtcctttaattttgtgcgatttttggaggaaaaaatatatatcaaaACTACAATTGTGTCGCAGACAACCAGCAAACTATCACGGACGGTGATCAAATGGGACGATAAAACAATgcatgtatggcctgctttaattATATTAGATAATCCTAGAAGCCTCTTATTTTCACCCTAGTTGCATCATTCCCCTGGAAGTGCACCACAATGACATTCCACATACCTCCCCGAAGCTTTTCAAAGACCAGATAGAAGCAAGTGTCATCTTCACAGAACTCTATCAGCTCCAGGATATTCCTGTGGAGAAAATTACAGCATGAATATCCAACACTGGAAACCAGTTCTTGTACAGAATAACTAGTTTCACACAACAGATTGCATAGTGTAGTACTGTACAGATTTAGCAAAGATGATATAACAGATGCTTTGATAAGTTAAATGTAATAATCAGAGACAAAACATGGAAACTTTCTATTGGTCATTACTTGTTGCCTTGACACTGATACAATGTCTCCACCTCCCGGAAGACTCGGCTGCGGCTGAGTCCTGCCTTCTTCTCCACaatctgcaggaagaaaaagaaaagccATTAATAAAAAAGGGACCATCATAGATCAACAGAATCCTCCAGCTTTAAACTGGTAAACTAAGGGACAATTAAAACACCAATATCCGGTGACATCACATAAATAgcaggacaggaagaggaagtaggTATTGTGCATCCCAAATATGCTGCTGAAAGCAAAGTTAGGCTTCCTTTCCCAGCCTACTTCACAAAAGGCAGAGGAAACTCCATAACTGCATACAGAAACTGAAATTGTATAGAGGAAATTGACACAAACAACAAGAGACTGAATTACAAGTGGTGAACATTAATTCCTTCATGGGGAGACCCATAAGTAAACTACAAGAAAACTTTGCACTTTCTATTACAGGAAAGCTGCCCGACAAatgtgcagttcagcctcctgtgtaAAAGATAGCAGGATGCTCTTGGTCGTCTTTTTGAGTCTCCTTTGTGAGGACACAGAACTCCACTCACTCTTTCGAATGGACATGCATTGAACAAATAAGCACCCTACAGCAGAGATAATGCAATTATAGCACCATGTACAGTAACTTCTATATAACCATGGTGGCCAGCACTCTGGGACTGCAGCTAAAGAGTTCTGAGTTTGGACAAGAACATGTATGTGGAAAAAGTAGATTACTACTGAACTCAAACTTACTTCCACAAGCCAAACACTATGCTGCTAGGAGTGTTCCAGATTAGGTTTTGTTTATCTAGTACTggaagctaaaggtggccatacactggtcgatttgccattagattcgaccaacagatagatccctctctgattgaatcttatcagagagggatcgtatggccaccttactgcaaacagattgtgaatcgattccagcctgaaaccgatcacaatctggagctgccccccccccctcccttacatacattacctgatccggccggcgcgagtcccctggtcccagctgtcttcttcttcgctccgggctccagaccgttcctgcagctactgaacttcctgtccaggggaagtttaaacagtagagggacaAGAAGTTGTGTAGCAGCAGCCGGCCCGGAACCCAGCACGgaaagaagacagcagtgactcgcgccggccggaacaggtaatgtataaccgctgtattgcgtcggtaatCGAGccatcgaacgccgctatcgacgcactcccaacccgccggcaaTCAAGAGAAATCTTCGGCACGGATCGACGGTAatgatcgattttggacggaaaattgatcgttctgtcagcggtgtgcgcggcgatttcacagccgattcgatcactgtgtatgggcgggaaaatcgttaggtgtatgggcctcttaagGATGCATTCCAAGCAGGTCTTTCCAACCACAGCAGTACTGCCACTTCAGCTCTGAACTAGAATATCTGTGAAAGTCAGCTGAAAATCTCACAAGACCACTCCTACCAGAAGTGACTGTTCTGTCTCTGCACTAAGGCAGAGACCACCACATCATGTGCCATGGAATTAGGTGCATGTTTAATGCCTGGCATAGACTGGTCGATCCGGCGGATCGACTCTAGCCGCGTCCCCGCGGATCAATTCCCGCCGGCGGTCctaatcagccgctcgattccctgccattgtccgccggcgggaatcgagtgggcgcaggtcgagcggcttgattgggccagctgaatattatcagctggccggatcagctggtcgatacactgtACAGAAACGTATGGTGTATCCCCAGCACAACAGGACTTCCATATCAGACTGTCCAGTTTATTGCAAGGGCATGCTGAGAGAAGGGCCTCATTTCCAAAACATTACAGTGCCATTAGGTCTCACAGAACTGCTACAGAATTgcttgaggctgggttcacatatgacatagggcttgattcactaagacaagtagcatgccttatcaaagttaacacgccttagagTAGTATAGCGAACTTaagtctgctaattggcaatcacGAGAgcgccactcgtcctgccctgagcccctgcgggttcgtagcactcgctatgctactctaataaggcgtgctaactttgataatgcATGCTATTTgtgatagatacacacacacacacacacacacacacacacacacacacacacacacacacttgactttcattatgtgcgtttttgatgcgtctataaatattatgcaacaaacccagcgttttttccttgcggcccatagacttccattagcggcaaaaacagaGTTTTACGCACCGCTagagtttctgctatgtgtgaacccagcctcaaacAGTTTTGTTGTGAGATAACAGTGTAGGGAAGGGAGGTCACTGGTTtcgaagaagagaaaaaaaaaaaaaaaaaaaaaaaaaaaaaaaaaaacagcaaagttCCTAATTTCTTCAGGttttttccttaataacttacgcAGGGAatacacttgactgtttttgtacacattttctgcacagaaaaactgagaactcatgtcaatcaatgggctagttcacacttagtttttttttttccatgcacgGAAAACACATCGACATTCTGCACatattgtcagttttctgtatcaattacattagctgctgtgaaaaacgcacaggtttttctgcatagaaacacactgtgCCGAAAacttatgcagaaaaacgcgcacagagaactgaaagacaagtgtgttccctgcctaattgTTATTGATCTCCAGACAGACTCAGCACTATACAGTTAAAAACAATGTATGAATGGCCATATCTCCCATGTGAGAATACAACTGCCTCCCCCCCCTAATTTTAATGACTGGTAATattagaacacacacacacacacacacacacacacacacacacacacacacacacacacacacacttaaagcaAAATTAAACCCTCATCTTAAGTCATTTAATTCTGACAGCAAGCATGTGCTTGCCTGCGGCTGTATTCCTATCCATACAGATTTAAGACTTCTCAAGAGATGGCTTCCGGTTTAGAAAGCAAAGTTTTCTAGTTCATGGAGTGTTATTTCAAGTCTACAGTAGGCTGTGCCAGAGTAGGATCTAATGCTAGATGCTGATCTCCTCTTGAATCTAGAGATGGTGGATAGGAAACTGTGAAGCTAATATCTGTGCCCCACTCTCATCACTGCCTTGTTTGTATGGTAATGCTGCGAAatgtcatcttttttttttattattcctgttTAAGAATCACAGTCACTCATGATTGActaggctgcagctctcaagcactttgTTAATGTTAAAATGTATACATAATACGAATAATAAATAAGCAGCCCGACATTACAATTATTTCTAAGGTACACTAGTGAATTTACAGTAGAAAATACACCTACACAACTTTAAATATATATTGTGTAAATGTAGATCACTGAATACTCTAGTGTCTAATATAATCTACCAAATTTGCTAGATGGCAAGCCTGATGGGGTACGGTCCTTACCCTTCTGTGACGCATCTAAGGTTATTTTGTCTTTTCACTTGTAACCTAAACACTACATGAACAATGCTGGTACTTCATAAATAGTGTATGATCACAGTCACCCAACTTAACAAAGGTTAATTTAGAACTGAGATAGGTAATGGAATTATTTTTACGTCACCTTCACAGCATAATCTTTTCCAGTCTGTAAGCTGACACATCCTTGCACCTTGGCATATGCACCCTCACCCAGTAGCTCATCAGACAGCCGGTACAAATCtgccaaaaacaaaaataaatcagCATTGCAGAAGATCAGCCTCACCCTTCACAGTCATGGAGCAGAGCAACAAGCAAGGTATGCTTGGAACTGCACTGTAATCACGCAAAACAAAGCAGGAATAGGAAGATGCCCAACTACACTTCCCAGAATCCCTGTATTACACAGTATGAACCACATGTTAAGGTGGGACTTTGTAGTTCACATGGTGAGCAGTTTTAAGATACCACTTTGGCAGCAGGAGATAACCGGCTAAGGCCGTGTACCCACTACAGCAGAAAGCAGACATTTCTATTAGTTTTACAGCAGCGGTACCGGACACAGAATGGACCCCATTTTATAAATAGTATTTGTTCACACCTGTCAGCCTGCAACAGATCTGATGGGATAAGCAGACCCAGTCTGCGATTTGTCTCAGAGTGGATGGgtttcccatatagcctatggttgaaaccagggctgtggagtcggagcaattttgggtacccggaatcGGAAATTTCATAAgcggaggagtcggatgatttttgtacaaaatccacagccctggtaagtattagactaaggagtcgaggagttagagtcagagccattttgggtacctggagtcggtttcataaactgaggagtcggagtaggaa is a window of Hyperolius riggenbachi isolate aHypRig1 chromosome 6, aHypRig1.pri, whole genome shotgun sequence DNA encoding:
- the MKNK1 gene encoding MAP kinase-interacting serine/threonine-protein kinase 1; translation: MPAEMVSSQPIPIDDIGKRKKKKRRNRATDSFNGKFADLYRLSDELLGEGAYAKVQGCVSLQTGKDYAVKIVEKKAGLSRSRVFREVETLYQCQGNKNILELIEFCEDDTCFYLVFEKLRGGSILSHIQRRKYFNEREASRVVQDIASALDFLHTKGIAHRDLKPENILCECEDKVTPVKICDFDLGSGVKMSSACTPITTPELTTPCGSAEYMAPEVVEVFTEEATFYDKRCDLWSLGVILYIMLSGYPPFVGNCGTNCGWDRGEVCRVCQNKLFESIQEGKYEFPEKDWDHISSHAKDLISKLLVRDAKDRLSAGLVLQHPWLQGDAPQRGLPTPLVLQRNSSAKDLTLFAAEAMAVNRQISQHDKDLSDENESFIQKICSMKLSPPSKSRLAKRRAQALARKGNSAVSSTPAAL